Part of the Carassius carassius chromosome 20, fCarCar2.1, whole genome shotgun sequence genome, attttcagcTGAGTGTATTATCTTAGCCCCCCCTTTCGAATACAACATTtaaattactagacaaaaaattatatcctgaGAAAAGTGGGTTTTGAGGGGTATTTCGCCATGgacctccattcattctgcactcgcTCGCAAGCGCCCCCGCATGGATAGAGACGTGTTACTGCAACCAATCCAGAACCCGGAAGTAAGCAGAGAGTGCCAATTCTCTtcctattagacattctctgctGCAACTAACTAAACACCGTCACTGATGTGCGCTAAGGCAGGACCGAACCATTTCGTGCAGATACAGGGGGGTGGtcggtcaatatggatgttttattttttgggtgatatttaacttttattgccaaaataagtaaaatcaacaacatcattcattcattttattattatttgaaatatactcgatgatggtttatatagtgtttaatataataaaaaaaaatttattcgtttttacctatttgttgggccccctgtcagccaggggcccttggaattgtcctaactttCCCCCTCTATACGGCGCCCATGAGTGTATGAAccaaatcatttcacatgacgaacgacagactcaccatcAAAACAATACATCTCCGGGCTGATcgttttcttctgtagtggatttcTGACGCTGTTGTCAACTGGGGAgatgcagagctccctctggtgggcaaactatgcaatactcataacatgagtgaagcatgagactctgtttctcatgtttcatcggccgttttaaacgccgatgccgatttaaatgcaataagcTCATATCGGCCAATAATATCGGCccgccgatatatcggtcgggctctatctctcacacagactctctcgcactcacacacacacacacactctctcacactctctctctcacacacacacacacacacacacacacacacatgcattcacacTTACACAatctctcgcactcacacacactctctcacacactctctcgcactcacacactcacactctctcacactcacacacacacacacacacacacacacacacactctctcgcactcacactctctcgcactcactctttcacacacactctctcgcactcacactctctcacacacacacacactctctcacacacacacacactctctcacacacacacacactctctcacacacacacacacacacgctctctctcacactgcGTGTATCATGTGCTGACCTGCGCACGCTGGCGATGGTCTCTCTGTTCTTGAAGCGGCTGAATCTGGCCGTGTAGTTGAGGGTCTTCATGAAGACCTCGGACAGCTCCTGCTCGTCCTCTGCGCTTTCGTTCTGCTGCTTGCGATGCTCCAGTAACATGTGCACCTCCGAGTTCAGCAGGGTCTCTGCGTTCTCAAACTCTGACACAAATCAGACATCATGAGCACATCTCCACAAAAAACACTGAACTAGATCGACATTCTGACAGTCAACTCAAAACACACTAGATCATCTGACAATTTGACCTCATTTTGGGGAGTGATAGAGGCAGTCAGAAATATCACAATGACAGGAATAAGGTATAGTTTAATGGTATCACTGATCTTCAGAATCAGCAtcagctttattgccaggtatatTCACACATACGAGGATCAGAGTAGTGCCGGAAGCTCCACAGTGACAAGACACGAgaacacaaataataatatacaaacagacaatgaacaaaatagcaaaaacacaATATCCAAAATAAACTAGTTTGTATGTTCATGTATGTTGGGTGCAAATTTTGCTAAGTAAATGTTcttgacagacaaaaaaaaaataaacctgaaataaGTTAAGAACAAACTTAACATTGCTGtaattctgaaatatatatatatatatgtgtgtgtgtgtgtgtgtgtgtgtgtgtgtgtgtgtacatttgatATTTGATAATAAATTTACACTAGAATAACTCACGTAGGTAAAAGTAATCATTTAAGATAAAATAAGAGAAGGAAAACTAGTATGGACaatgaaattcaaataaattcaataaaaacaaacGTGCAGATTAGGAAATCCAACAACACGAGACCTGACGATACATTTTCTGACAGACAGTCGATTCAAAACACAAGGTAACGTTTACAAGATCGCATTTATTGAGAAAGCAATGCGAAGTGTGTGACAGGATGAAGCCCGAGAGAGAGATCACAGAACACACAGCGCTACAGAGCTCAGAGACGCGCGAGCTGATGATGATGTGTTTATAATCTTCTCACCTTTAGGAAACATGAGCTGAGACGCGTCCTCCTCCACATCCCCCACATGCGCTGCTCCTCCCGCCGCCATCACTAGACAACTACAGCCGAGACACAGTGAGTGTGAGCTAGCCTTCAGTGTTTACTACATAACTACACCGCACACTGTCTACAGCGCCGCTCCGAGTGAAACACACACTACTTCCGGTCAAAGTAGGAGAGGATTTACACACAGCGCCACCTCGCGCTCTGTCGGTGAACATCGCCTCAGTTTAAATCTGGTCTCTTGTGATGACTGCTGTACAGACAGCAGGAGCTCTTCCTCGTCTTCCTGTCTGCTGTCAGTACCTGAACAAAGGCCTGCTCAAGCACTCCCTCAGCAATCCCTTTGTGTTGAAGATAGTTTTATCTCAGTTTGAGCATTCTCACCCTCTTTTTCTTCTAGATGAGAGAGAACCACTTTTCATGCATATGCACTGATGAGCCAAAACATTATGACCATGCATAGGTGAAGTAAATATAGCTAATTATCTCCTAAGAAGGTCACATGTGAAGGTCTTGACGATTTAATTATATGCTATATGAGCAGTCAAGTAGTCAGTGTGCAGAAGGAACGGGGAGGAATAAAGATCTGAGTGACTTTGACCAGGGCCAGACTGATTGCCAgatgatttattataaatgtaaaacatctgAGCAACGGTGGACATAGGGTTAATTATAATAGCCTTTGCAATATAACAAGAGAATACTATGAGGAAGTTAGcaagaaacaaaaacagcagaaaacTAAAACAGGGTAAAAAgacaacattttattaatttaaacataaaGTTATCAAGATGCTTATCCATTCAAATTCAGTAACAAAAATCCAAATTCCAAGTTGCctgaaagaaagattaaattacataatcaaagaagaaatattttatttttaaaaacacttcCTGAATTGATTGTAACATCAAATTTGACCGTGATGTCTTTTACCTTTGTCAGAATTTACATTAGTAAACTCCTTTACAAGACATTCATCTAAACtaatttcaaacatttaataattaaagcCTCAGctttaaaatcttattttttttccttcttttcagTTATAACAGCATTTTATGGAAACATATGAAAGTTGTTTTTGACAAATTACGTAGTTAAATCGAATacttaatttaaattgttttatgacCTGAACTTTGGAAGTCAAGTTTAGTTAGAAAGTGAAATTTAACTTCAAACCAAGCATATGCATTATTAGCGAATTTCAATAATGTGGAAGAGATGAATTAGAAACAAATGGTATTTTGGTAGAAAAAGACATTAAACTTAGGAAATTGAGAACAAATGTCATTAAACGTAAGAAACAAGTTTAAACACTTTAAGCCATCATCTCACTATCTGGAAATAAAGCACTTGATACCTGAATTGGGCTTCAAATGTATGTGTTGCTTTCCAAACTCAATATCTGATGAGAAATTAAGATAATATAAATATGAAGTCTTTCTGTTGCTCGTTTCATTGAacacatttaatttgtatatCTATAAAACACCTCTTGAATATTGTGAGGATCAGCATCCAGCTCAGAGTCCTCCTTGAAATCTACATTTGTCCTGTTATGTCTCGGTTCTACTGACTGATCTAGTATTTGTCATCATCTGCATCGCTGAGGGCTTCACCGCCAGCGAGAGATACACTCTGTGCCAGTCTCTTCCGGAAGTGTCCGTTAGGCACCTGCCAGCCTTTTCGTGACCTCGTGCGCATCGAGGCGCTGACCGTGTTGGCGCGGCCAAGGCTGGTGGCCACCGCTGCCTCAAAGGTAAGAGTTTCCATAGGAGCAGCAGAATCAGGGCTGTGCTCTTCCTCTTGTAGGGCGAGGAAGGACTCGGATGGATAGCGGCGTGCGGATGAACCCAGATATTCATCCACTTCAAAATGGGTACCTTCCTGCTGTCTCGCTTCCTGGTCTTCAGCACCGTCGTCCCATAAAGCAGTACTACAGCACGCTATCATCTGCTGGACGGTTGGGTCGTCATCGTCATCATCGTCCTCATCAACATGTGATGGAGCTTGTGTGTGGCACACTAGGGGTGAGTAGGAGATGTGAGGGTGTGAGCAGGTGGAGGTCTGGGACAGGCGACGCTTGCCGCTCGGGGTGCTGGACTCTGAGGTGGAGGGAACGGGGCTTTCGGAGCTGTTTCCCTGCGGAGAAATAAGATtttaagaatttaaatttttaaagaaCCGTCTTCTGTTTTTGGAGAGTACCGTGATGCATGCGTGCAGAAGACTAACTCGGGAAACATGAAATGATGAATAAAACCGTTATttttgtttccttcatgcacaaAAATAATTCTTGTAGATTCTTGCAAAATtaaagttgagccactgatgtcacatgaactgttttaccgatgtccttactatgtttctggacctgggaacatttcagttgcgttgGTGTCTCAGAGAGCTCTCcgacttcattaaaaatatcttaatgtgtgttctgaagatgaatggaggtcttttacaggtttggaacgacgtgagagtgataaattaatgacagaattttcatattggggtgaactacccctttaagatACAGTAAGAGCTAAGGATCATGATTCAATACTTTCTGAGCAATGTTGCCGGGCAACTTTGGGCAGTTTGGTTTCAACGGGCAACATGTGAGACACAGGGCCCTTGACCAATCTAAGTTTATTGATagaaatatttcactttttttttttaactcactttatatgttacccatcCTCAATaggaaagtgcccaagcaacatcgctcaaaaaaagttgtgtggcaaaattgctcaaaaagttgctcCATGTATCACCAGTTTTAtattatcttaaagggatagttcaccccataatttactcatcctcaaccATCCTATgtgtttatgaatttcttcattcagacaaatacaatcagagttatatttaaaaatggcatggctcttccaagctttatgatGGCAGTGAATTTTAGGTTGAGAATTttaagtccaataaagtgcatccatccatcataaaaagtgctccacacagctCCGGGGGCTGAATAAAGCCCTCTTGAAGTGAATCGGtgagtttttgtaagaaaaatatgcaaatttaaatgttataaacaGTGGTCTTTAATCTCCACTAACTAATTCCAGTggattttatgatggatggatgcattttTTTTAGACTTCTATTGGACTATTGAACTATCACCTCCCAtgcactgccattataaagcttgaaagagCCAGGGCATTGTTTTTAAAAGAACTCTGATCTGAAAGAAGCAAGTCATGTACCACTAGGATAGCTTTTGAGCAAGTAAATCATGGTGTAATTTCCATTATTgaggtgtactatccctttaagctgatAGCTTGTCTCTAGATGGTCAAAGCAAGTCATCTGCTGATTGATCAGTTCCAAAAAAAACAGCTTGATCCAGTCTTGCTCTGGATCTGAGTCTCACTACTTAGTGTCTCAATTCGGATCTGGATTTTGGCTTATGGTCCCTGACGAAACCTAAACACAGTACAGTTCTTTCTTCTTTAATATCTATCTGTCCAGCAGGGGGCAGCATTTGTAGCATAATCTTCAGTTACATGTAaattaaacatctttttttttttttagttttctctaAAATGGTGAGAGATCGTGTGTAAAAAACcttcacaaataaatgtttgaGCAGTTTGTTTACCTGTCTGGTGACCCCATGTATGCGCTCCTCACTGGGAGAGCGGGAACGAGATTTTGGGTTCGAGTTATCCGGGGAAAGTAAGAACCGTTGTTCTTTTGGTCGTCCTCGCACCTTTTCCATGTACTGTGTCTGGTCTGAGTGGGACACTGTAAATTGTGAAATAGATACACTAGGTTAACCAAAGCACTCGAGACTTCATATCTTATCATATACTGCATGTGTTCTCATTGGGATGCTCACAAAAGCATATGACTACAGAACTGTTCAAGCCCAAAGCAGAGCAAAGGGTAAGTCCTTGTGCTATATGTGTATTGTATGTGTgatttaaagttttaattgttaaaaTCATATTTTCCAATGAAGTAACATTCTTAAACTTTTAGAACTTCCTCCTAGTCCTCTAGAGTGTTTGACGCATGAGCATGCATTTTATCAGCTCTCGTCTCTCGCAGGGTGACTCATTGGACAAGCGTTGGCTGGTGTATTTGTTTGTTCTGGAGTTGTGCTGTGTCTTCTCACTTTACAAGGGAAACGCAGTAACCAACCTGCAGCTTTGTAGCTCTTGTGTCTGGTTCTGAACGCATGTTCAGGTGGGCGATCTTCCCCCCACATGCCATTCAACCCTGATTCATCAACCTGCGCATCAGCATCACACGAGTTACAGTCAGCAAAACATCTTGTCAGTCTATAACTCATCATTCTATATAGTACATATCTTCTTTTTTACTATTTGTTCATACTATGACTCATAATATCTATtccaataattttttgttttgttttcaccaTTTTAATCTTTAAACTCCTGATAATATATTGTGTTGCCTAACCTGAAAACCAGGTGAGAAGAATATATTTTCCCCTGTCAACTAGGAAGAAGACGTTGTTTTGGTACCTGAGATGCATCATAGTCTTCACTGCTGTCTGTACGGTGGGTCATGGGCTGCAATAACAGCTCTGGTGGGGATATGGGGCTTAAAGCCAAAAACCCTCCACTGGTTCTACAACACACAACCACATCTTTAATACGTACACAATACTTTGAGTGAAACCTTAAACACCTTTAATGTAAGTCAGGATGCAGTGTTCATAACAGTATAGTTTATGCAATAGTTTTTAAGCAGCAATGATAGAAGAAACATTTGTATCGAGCCACATACTCACTATATTAAGCATGCATTGGAGTATATATTAAGACAGTTCAGTTATGTGTTATTTTGAACATGACCCTTCTCAGAAGACAACAGGACTTACAAGGCTGATCCAGCGCTGTGAGATATCAGGGGCAGGGTGGGACTTTTctgtacaaaaaaagaaaaaaaaattataaaatactgtGAAATGATAAGAAGGACAAAGCTTAATACTGTAGTATACACAAAACGTATAACAAAACCACAAAATAATGAGTTCAAAtttgtttaaatgtgaaaaaggcTACCTGTGCCTCAATCTGTAGCCTCAACTTCTTGGCTTTGCTCTGCTTAAAGTAATCCATGATCATCATAGAAGCGTAGATCTTTCCAACGGTCATGTCCGTGTCTGGAGATACACATACAGTCAGTACAACATTCATTTACATCAACTTTTAACATTGGCCAGTTTATTCCtcataacactgttaaaatagaaAGGTGTCAATACCTACAGAGCCACTAAAGGAATAAGGTGATGCCAAGATAATTAGATGTTGATGCTTTTGCATTTCCACAAGAAACTTTGCATGTGCTTGCAAAACATTTGATGGAAACACTACAAAGCGGGAACAAAAACAGCAAACTTTTGTGAACGAATGCAAAGTTTCTCCAGAGAAcgcaatattttgaaaaaagaatGTTTCCCCATGAATGCAATACGTTTGcgagcaaaattaaaa contains:
- the polr2d gene encoding DNA-directed RNA polymerase II subunit RPB4; protein product: MAAGGAAHVGDVEEDASQLMFPKEFENAETLLNSEVHMLLEHRKQQNESAEDEQELSEVFMKTLNYTARFSRFKNRETIASVRSLLLQKKLHKFELASLANLCPEAAEEAKALIPSLEGRFEDEELQQILDDIQTKRSFQY